A genomic region of Desulfosarcina ovata subsp. ovata contains the following coding sequences:
- a CDS encoding helix-turn-helix transcriptional regulator produces the protein MTSNALENRDAMEIRLKNISDALDALIEQNNKEKIDICEKILSDFKKSIFPFVDKMKTEQMSSAARTYLAIIESKLEEISYSNPYHMLGLEQNFTTTEIHIIELIKQGKRSKEIAGLLNVSIATISFHRNNIRKKLGIKNKKQNLFSFLNSLVI, from the coding sequence ATGACCAGCAACGCCTTGGAAAACAGAGATGCAATGGAAATCAGGTTAAAAAATATAAGTGACGCTCTTGATGCCCTGATCGAGCAGAATAATAAGGAAAAAATAGATATTTGTGAAAAAATTCTATCTGATTTTAAAAAGAGTATTTTCCCATTCGTGGATAAAATGAAAACCGAGCAAATGAGTTCAGCCGCCCGGACTTATTTGGCAATCATCGAAAGCAAACTTGAAGAGATCTCCTATTCAAATCCATATCATATGCTGGGGCTGGAACAAAATTTTACAACCACGGAAATTCACATCATCGAATTGATTAAGCAGGGCAAAAGAAGCAAGGAAATTGCCGGGCTGTTGAATGTGTCCATCGCAACGATTTCATTTCATAGAAACAATATCCGTAAAAAACTTGGCATAAAAAATAAAAAACAAAATTTGTTTTCCTTTCTAAACTCCCTGGTGATCTAA
- the murI gene encoding glutamate racemase has product MIVRPIGVVDSGLGGLSVWQTLVRHLPEESYLYFGDSGYCPYGSRTVDDILRRVTRIVDFLVEKECKIVVVACNAITAASIDVLRKNYPVPFVGMEPAIKPASIHTRTGVVGVLATERTLKGKPFSDTRSKYAANVQVIEKAANGLVEKVESLDFDSDSTMQLLNRYIQPMLAENIDHLVLGCTHYPFLQASIRKIVGDGVTVVNPAPAVAQRTSVVLGERKLRHATGEPAGRSIFYTTGDTEKMKHMLLSIEAADCEVLPISL; this is encoded by the coding sequence ATGATTGTGCGACCGATTGGCGTGGTCGATTCGGGTTTGGGAGGGCTTTCGGTCTGGCAGACGTTGGTTCGGCACCTGCCGGAGGAAAGCTATCTTTACTTTGGCGATAGCGGATACTGTCCTTACGGCTCCAGGACGGTCGACGATATATTGCGTCGCGTCACCCGCATCGTCGATTTTTTGGTTGAAAAGGAATGCAAAATCGTCGTTGTGGCCTGCAATGCCATCACCGCGGCCTCCATTGACGTTCTGAGAAAAAATTATCCGGTTCCGTTCGTCGGCATGGAACCGGCCATCAAACCCGCATCCATCCATACACGAACCGGGGTGGTCGGTGTCCTGGCAACCGAACGGACGTTGAAAGGCAAACCCTTTTCCGATACCCGATCGAAATATGCGGCAAACGTCCAGGTGATTGAAAAAGCCGCCAACGGCTTGGTCGAAAAGGTCGAATCACTGGATTTCGATAGTGATTCGACCATGCAGCTGCTCAACCGGTATATCCAGCCCATGCTTGCTGAGAACATCGACCATCTCGTTCTGGGATGTACCCATTATCCATTTCTGCAGGCATCGATCCGGAAGATCGTCGGTGATGGGGTTACTGTCGTCAACCCTGCGCCAGCCGTTGCTCAGCGGACATCTGTTGTTTTGGGGGAGCGGAAGCTCAGGCATGCCACCGGTGAACCCGCCGGACGATCCATTTTCTACACGACCGGTGATACCGAAAAAATGAAACATATGCTATTATCAATCGAAGCGGCCGATTGTGAGGTGCTGCCCATCTCCCTTTGA
- a CDS encoding diacylglycerol/lipid kinase family protein: protein MSPPPHYCMIANPASGKLSANRRYARLQQVSRMMKATVRGLDTGSARELAQCAREAAQKCDVLVVAGGDGTFSLMLNAVDLATTTLAFLPFGTGNALTHALGYGKNLLQIAAGIIGGRDHRLDLIDCGTGCDVRQKAFMTSLGIDGAAIRRYEQFRARGYRGLKAHMAAGVTAYFRDYRPTGGQLTIDGRHKRIDHLLSLMVVKQPYFGMGLKAVPRARWDDGRLHIQAIDSGLAGALAGLITGFSIGNRVGRYRCGHSFYLRLDTPLTLQVDGEVGWTSDRFDFRVLPGVLKLRY from the coding sequence ATGAGCCCGCCCCCGCACTATTGTATGATTGCCAATCCCGCGTCCGGCAAGCTTTCCGCAAACCGGCGCTACGCGCGGCTGCAACAGGTGTCCCGGATGATGAAGGCAACGGTTCGGGGACTGGATACGGGCAGTGCCCGGGAACTGGCCCAATGCGCCCGGGAAGCCGCACAGAAATGCGATGTGCTGGTGGTGGCCGGCGGAGACGGTACATTTTCCCTGATGCTCAACGCCGTCGACCTGGCCACCACGACGCTGGCCTTTCTGCCGTTTGGCACCGGCAACGCCCTGACCCACGCCCTGGGGTATGGGAAAAACCTTCTGCAGATCGCGGCCGGCATCATAGGCGGACGGGATCACCGCCTGGACCTGATCGACTGCGGCACCGGGTGTGATGTCCGCCAAAAGGCGTTCATGACATCCCTGGGTATCGACGGTGCGGCCATCCGGCGCTACGAGCAGTTCCGTGCTCGGGGATATCGGGGGTTGAAGGCGCACATGGCAGCCGGTGTGACGGCATATTTCAGGGATTATCGCCCCACCGGCGGGCAGCTGACCATCGACGGACGGCATAAGCGTATCGACCACCTGCTCAGCCTGATGGTGGTCAAACAGCCCTATTTCGGCATGGGGCTCAAGGCGGTACCCCGGGCACGCTGGGATGATGGCCGCCTGCACATCCAGGCCATCGACTCGGGCCTGGCCGGGGCGTTGGCGGGACTGATCACCGGATTCAGCATCGGCAACCGGGTAGGCCGATATCGCTGCGGGCACTCATTTTATCTGAGACTGGACACCCCCTTGACCCTGCAGGTCGACGGGGAGGTCGGCTGGACCAGCGACCGGTTCGATTTCAGAGTCCTGCCAGGGGTGCTTAAATTACGATATTGA
- a CDS encoding PAS domain S-box protein produces MLDGSRSRFSLMLGLLFTACILTYVFKNFLETGVLYTHFFYVPIIMACIWWKKRGLIVTVILGLLLMLSQHLFGKYSLTINDSLRTIMFFVISIITVALSEQLTSVKGALSASEKIYQTIFETTGTAMIIIDDNKKIMLLNRNFERLTGFERANIEDRMSIIDFVDPSDWAKVENYQSQRRKLKKKPKSYEFKLLTRKKTIRDVYVTVDLIPGTNQSVASLLDVTQFKQILESQRDLQSQLAEALEKALSGFIPICANCKKIREKNGNWVQIESFLHDRTKADFSHGICPDCVRKLYPTFQGTDAIHHGP; encoded by the coding sequence TTGCTGGACGGATCAAGATCACGGTTTTCACTCATGCTGGGATTGCTTTTCACCGCCTGCATTCTCACCTACGTCTTCAAGAATTTTCTTGAAACTGGAGTTCTTTATACGCACTTTTTCTATGTTCCCATCATTATGGCGTGCATTTGGTGGAAAAAGCGGGGCTTGATCGTCACCGTAATTTTAGGTCTGCTCCTGATGCTCAGCCAGCATCTGTTTGGGAAGTACTCCTTGACGATAAACGACAGCCTCAGAACGATAATGTTTTTTGTCATTTCCATTATCACCGTTGCGCTGAGTGAACAGCTGACTTCTGTCAAAGGTGCCCTTTCAGCATCGGAAAAAATATACCAAACGATCTTTGAAACAACCGGAACGGCAATGATAATAATTGATGATAACAAAAAAATAATGTTGCTGAACCGAAACTTCGAAAGACTTACCGGGTTTGAAAGAGCAAATATCGAAGACCGCATGTCCATCATAGATTTCGTGGATCCTTCCGATTGGGCAAAGGTTGAGAATTACCAATCGCAACGCCGGAAACTAAAAAAAAAACCTAAAAGCTATGAGTTCAAACTCCTCACCCGCAAAAAAACGATCCGGGATGTTTATGTGACCGTTGATCTCATTCCCGGAACAAATCAGAGTGTGGCGTCACTGCTGGATGTCACTCAATTCAAACAGATCTTGGAATCACAACGGGATCTCCAGAGTCAACTCGCCGAGGCCCTTGAAAAAGCATTGAGCGGATTTATTCCCATCTGTGCAAATTGTAAAAAAATCAGAGAGAAAAATGGAAATTGGGTACAGATTGAATCTTTTCTGCACGACCGAACCAAAGCCGACTTCTCACATGGAATCTGCCCAGATTGTGTAAGAAAGCTGTATCCGACATTCCAGGGTACAGACGCAATACATCATGGCCCCTAA
- a CDS encoding HD-GYP domain-containing protein, with amino-acid sequence MGPATDAESVVPLVMVVDDDDDIRDILYYGITHAGCACLTADSGESALKLLEAEPVEVVISDIQMVGMTGLELCRQIKEHYEADVIIITGLVNNFAYEEIIADGASDFIEKPIRLAEIVARLKRVLNERKVRGQLKATAKELRNNVVRFRNAMEGFVQAISLTVEMRDPYTAGHQNRVADLASAMGRKMGLSEDRIYGLKMASVIHDLGKITIPGEILCKPGRLSEPEYAMIKTHVQSGYEILSKIDFPWTLAEIVLQHHERIDGSGYPNGLSGEQILLEARILAVADVFETIGSHRPYRPSLGIKKAMSELTENSGRLYDPDVVEACLWLVAETGFAFKDASGEPAVVNTQMQSL; translated from the coding sequence ATGGGACCTGCAACAGATGCTGAATCCGTCGTTCCCCTGGTCATGGTGGTGGATGACGATGACGATATCCGGGATATCCTTTACTACGGCATCACCCATGCCGGGTGCGCGTGTCTCACCGCAGACAGTGGCGAATCCGCCCTGAAACTGCTTGAGGCCGAACCTGTCGAGGTGGTTATTTCCGATATCCAGATGGTGGGCATGACCGGCCTGGAACTGTGCCGCCAGATCAAGGAACATTATGAGGCCGATGTGATCATCATTACCGGTCTGGTTAACAACTTTGCCTATGAGGAGATCATCGCCGACGGGGCCAGCGATTTCATCGAGAAGCCCATCCGATTGGCGGAGATCGTGGCCCGGCTCAAGCGGGTGCTCAATGAACGCAAGGTCCGCGGCCAACTCAAGGCCACTGCCAAAGAACTCAGGAACAATGTCGTCCGTTTCCGCAACGCCATGGAAGGCTTTGTGCAAGCCATTTCGCTGACCGTGGAGATGCGCGATCCCTATACGGCCGGACATCAGAACCGGGTGGCCGATTTGGCCAGCGCCATGGGCCGCAAAATGGGGCTCTCCGAGGATCGCATCTATGGCTTGAAGATGGCCTCAGTGATTCACGACTTGGGGAAAATTACCATTCCCGGTGAGATTCTTTGCAAGCCGGGCCGGCTCAGCGAGCCCGAGTACGCCATGATTAAAACCCATGTGCAATCCGGTTACGAGATCCTCAGTAAAATTGATTTCCCCTGGACATTGGCGGAAATCGTTCTGCAGCACCATGAACGGATCGATGGTTCCGGCTATCCCAACGGTTTGTCGGGCGAACAGATTCTTTTGGAGGCCAGGATCCTGGCTGTGGCCGATGTGTTCGAGACCATCGGCTCCCACCGCCCCTATCGTCCATCCCTGGGCATTAAAAAAGCCATGAGCGAGTTGACCGAAAACAGTGGCCGCCTTTATGACCCCGATGTGGTCGAGGCCTGCCTGTGGCTGGTGGCGGAGACCGGCTTTGCGTTCAAGGATGCGTCCGGTGAGCCTGCCGTGGTCAATACGCAGATGCAGTCGTTGTAA
- a CDS encoding topoisomerase DNA-binding C4 zinc finger domain-containing protein produces the protein MAVSRSIDDAGDADQPSRCPACGADAYYRYGKTANGKARRICLLCQRQYTIDGARRERPDRPVCPLCGEPMHVYRRQAGFTRYRCRNYPACRSYVKVADEKGG, from the coding sequence ATGGCTGTTTCCAGATCCATCGATGATGCCGGAGACGCGGATCAACCCAGCCGATGCCCGGCTTGCGGGGCCGATGCCTACTACCGCTACGGAAAAACCGCAAACGGCAAGGCGCGTCGGATATGCCTGTTGTGCCAGCGGCAATATACGATCGACGGCGCCCGCCGCGAGCGGCCGGACCGGCCGGTATGCCCGCTCTGCGGCGAACCCATGCATGTGTATCGGCGCCAGGCGGGGTTTACCCGCTACCGCTGCCGGAATTATCCGGCGTGCAGGAGTTATGTGAAGGTGGCGGATGAAAAGGGGGGCTGA
- a CDS encoding calcium/sodium antiporter: MTFTHLIPFLAGLLLLYYGAGWLVQGASLLARSLGLAPMVIGLTVVAFGTSAPELVVSMVSAFKGKSMIALGNVVGSNICNIALVLGLTAVFQPVTTSRIVITRDIPLMLGVSAFLMLLSLNSMIGRFEGMLLLGGIIAYTVFNYKVGLRIDRTGAGVTDPAAPDLVAHGQVRKRWVQYLMAAGGIAAVVVGADLLVDAAVGMMTALGVNEKFVGLTVVAFGTSVPELATSVVAAMKKEMDISLGNLVGSNVFNLLSVVGASAMIRPISIPGGFVHSGLVIDYLVMMAISALPWILMRRDLTITRRKGLILFGCYAIYVMFLILKS; the protein is encoded by the coding sequence TTGACGTTTACCCATTTGATTCCGTTCCTGGCCGGCTTGTTGCTGCTTTACTATGGTGCCGGTTGGCTGGTCCAGGGGGCTTCCTTGCTGGCCCGCAGCCTGGGGCTGGCCCCCATGGTGATCGGACTTACCGTGGTGGCTTTCGGTACTTCGGCCCCCGAACTGGTGGTCAGCATGGTTTCCGCCTTCAAGGGCAAGAGCATGATCGCCCTGGGCAATGTGGTGGGCAGCAACATCTGTAACATTGCCCTGGTATTGGGGCTGACAGCGGTATTTCAACCCGTCACCACCAGCCGTATTGTAATCACCCGGGATATCCCGCTGATGCTGGGCGTTTCCGCTTTTCTGATGCTGCTTTCGTTGAATTCGATGATCGGTCGGTTTGAAGGAATGCTTCTTTTGGGTGGGATCATTGCCTACACCGTGTTCAACTACAAAGTGGGCTTACGAATTGATCGAACCGGTGCCGGCGTGACCGATCCGGCTGCCCCGGACCTTGTGGCCCATGGCCAGGTGCGGAAGCGGTGGGTCCAGTACCTGATGGCGGCCGGTGGCATCGCTGCCGTCGTTGTGGGGGCGGATCTTTTGGTGGATGCGGCGGTGGGCATGATGACCGCCCTGGGTGTTAATGAGAAATTTGTTGGTCTGACCGTGGTGGCTTTCGGGACCTCGGTTCCGGAGCTGGCCACATCGGTGGTGGCGGCCATGAAAAAGGAGATGGACATCTCCCTGGGCAATCTGGTGGGCAGCAATGTCTTCAACCTGCTCAGCGTCGTCGGCGCCTCGGCCATGATCCGACCGATTTCGATTCCCGGCGGGTTTGTTCACAGCGGCCTGGTGATCGATTACCTGGTGATGATGGCTATCAGCGCGCTGCCCTGGATACTGATGAGACGGGACTTGACAATTACCCGCAGAAAAGGTCTGATCCTGTTTGGATGTTATGCGATCTATGTGATGTTCCTTATCTTAAAATCCTGA
- a CDS encoding GGDEF domain-containing protein encodes MQEQFDRLKRYKKPLLLILSFALVLLIGWLRFLTGPEFAFSFLYLVPIVITSWMAGRQWGVLISAVSAFSWLLADICMSDQFSQSYIPIVNETFRLTVFLFIVFIIARNKQILENQQELATLDPLTGAANRRAFFNLARTEIDRSRRYGHPFSVMVIDIDDFKQVNDTFGHHVGDRLLSTVVETIKNHVRAIDIVARFGGDEFVILLVRTDERSASLVARKLQTQLLNNMRGKGWTVTFSMGLATYHSVPESVDETVRAADQLMYQIKHNGKNGIKHAVLKM; translated from the coding sequence ATGCAAGAGCAATTTGATCGGCTCAAGCGCTATAAAAAACCCTTGCTGTTGATTCTGTCATTTGCGTTGGTGCTGCTGATCGGTTGGCTGCGTTTTCTGACGGGTCCTGAGTTTGCCTTTTCGTTTCTTTATCTGGTCCCGATCGTTATCACCAGCTGGATGGCAGGCCGGCAATGGGGCGTACTGATCTCTGCGGTGAGTGCATTTTCCTGGTTGCTGGCCGATATTTGCATGTCCGATCAGTTTTCACAGTCTTATATTCCCATCGTCAATGAGACCTTTCGTCTGACCGTGTTCCTGTTTATCGTTTTTATCATCGCCAGAAACAAGCAGATCCTGGAGAACCAGCAGGAACTGGCCACCCTTGATCCGTTGACCGGAGCGGCCAACCGTCGGGCGTTTTTCAACCTGGCGCGGACGGAAATCGATCGCTCACGCCGTTACGGCCATCCGTTTTCGGTGATGGTCATTGACATTGACGATTTCAAGCAGGTCAACGATACTTTTGGCCATCACGTTGGCGACCGGCTGCTGTCGACGGTGGTCGAAACCATCAAGAACCATGTCCGCGCCATCGATATTGTTGCCCGGTTCGGCGGCGATGAATTCGTTATCCTTCTGGTCAGGACCGATGAACGTTCCGCTTCCCTGGTTGCGCGAAAATTACAGACACAGCTTCTGAACAATATGCGGGGAAAAGGATGGACGGTGACCTTTAGCATGGGGCTGGCGACCTATCATTCCGTTCCTGAGAGTGTGGATGAAACCGTCCGGGCCGCCGATCAGTTGATGTACCAGATCAAGCACAATGGTAAGAATGGTATCAAGCATGCGGTATTGAAGATGTAA